Proteins encoded in a region of the Cytobacillus pseudoceanisediminis genome:
- a CDS encoding pro-sigmaK processing inhibitor BofA family protein, whose translation MDPIAVISILGGLILLLLFIGAPVKPVRFIGQGAIKLIIGALFLFFLNAFGNQAGIHVPINLATSAISGFLGIPGLFALVAIQTWII comes from the coding sequence TTGGACCCTATTGCAGTGATCTCCATTTTAGGAGGGTTAATCTTATTGCTTCTATTTATAGGAGCTCCAGTAAAGCCAGTAAGATTTATAGGGCAGGGAGCCATTAAACTGATCATAGGAGCCCTCTTTCTATTTTTCTTAAATGCATTCGGCAATCAGGCTGGCATACATGTTCCCATAAACCTGGCCACTTCGGCCATTTCCGGATTTCTAGGCATTCCTGGATTGTTTGCACTCGTTGCCATACAGACATGGATTATTTAA
- a CDS encoding YaaL family protein → MFFRRKGWLRSEFDEKLLEQLNRLKTDWNNQKSLVEKSFDPSPEAISQAKLAEAKYFFLFREAKKRNVRVRM, encoded by the coding sequence ATGTTTTTTCGCAGGAAAGGATGGCTTCGAAGCGAGTTTGATGAGAAGCTTTTGGAGCAGCTGAACAGATTGAAAACAGATTGGAACAACCAGAAATCGCTAGTGGAAAAGAGCTTTGATCCATCCCCGGAAGCAATCAGCCAGGCGAAGCTGGCCGAAGCTAAGTACTTTTTTCTTTTCAGGGAAGCTAAAAAGAGAAATGTAAGAGTCAGAATGTAG
- the recR gene encoding recombination mediator RecR yields the protein MHYPEPISKLIDSFMKLPGIGPKTAARLAFFVLSMKEDTVLDFAKALVNAKRNLSYCSVCGHITDQDPCYICEDQRRDRSVICVVQDPKDVIAMEKMKEYNGLYHVLHGAISPMDGIGPEDINIPDLLKRLQDETVQEIILATNPNIEGEATAMYISRLIKPSGIKATRIAHGLPVGGDLEYADEVTLSKALEGRREV from the coding sequence ATGCACTATCCTGAACCAATATCAAAGCTGATTGACAGCTTTATGAAATTGCCCGGAATCGGCCCAAAAACGGCTGCGCGTCTGGCGTTTTTTGTTTTAAGTATGAAAGAAGATACTGTGCTGGATTTTGCCAAGGCGCTTGTCAATGCGAAAAGAAATTTATCTTACTGCTCTGTCTGCGGCCATATCACTGATCAGGACCCGTGTTATATTTGTGAGGACCAGAGACGCGACCGGTCAGTAATCTGTGTGGTCCAGGATCCGAAAGATGTTATTGCCATGGAAAAGATGAAGGAATATAACGGACTTTATCATGTCCTTCACGGAGCCATTTCACCGATGGATGGAATAGGGCCGGAAGATATCAATATTCCTGATTTATTGAAAAGGCTTCAGGATGAAACAGTACAGGAAATTATTCTTGCCACCAATCCTAATATCGAAGGGGAAGCAACAGCCATGTATATCTCCCGCCTGATTAAGCCATCCGGCATAAAGGCTACCCGGATTGCCCATGGCCTGCCAGTGGGCGGAGACTTAGAGTATGCTGATGAAGTAACGCTATCAAAAGCATTAGAAGGCAGAAGAGAAGTTTAA
- a CDS encoding YbaB/EbfC family nucleoid-associated protein: MRGGMGNMQNMMKQMQKMQKKMAQAQEELGEKRIEGTAGGGMVTVIVSGHKQVLEVNIKEEVVDPEDIDMLQDLVLAATNDALKKADDLTNDTMGQFTKGMNLPGMF, translated from the coding sequence ATGCGCGGTGGAATGGGAAATATGCAAAATATGATGAAACAAATGCAGAAAATGCAAAAGAAGATGGCTCAGGCACAGGAAGAGCTTGGCGAAAAAAGAATTGAAGGAACAGCTGGCGGCGGAATGGTGACTGTCATTGTATCCGGACATAAACAAGTATTAGAAGTAAACATCAAAGAAGAAGTTGTTGATCCGGAAGATATTGATATGCTTCAGGACCTTGTTCTGGCGGCAACGAACGATGCACTGAAAAAAGCGGATGACTTAACAAACGACACAATGGGCCAATTTACTAAAGGAATGAACCTGCCGGGAATGTTTTAA
- the dnaX gene encoding DNA polymerase III subunit gamma/tau, with protein MSYQALYRVWRPQQFIDVVGQEHVTKTLQNALLQEKISHAYLFSGPRGTGKTSAAKILAKAVNCEKAPVTEPCNECAACRGITDGSIPDVIEIDAASNNGVEEIRDIRDKVKYAPNAVKYKVYIVDEVHMLSIGAFNALLKTLEEPPKHVIFILATTEPHKIPLTIISRCQRFDFKRITAQAITGRMKLIADETGAAYEDQALQIIARAAEGGMRDALSLLDQAISFSQDRVTVEDALSVTGAVSQGFLNKLARAVKDRDAASGLGFLEELLFQGKDPARFIEDFILYYRDMLLYKAAPRLEESLERVMLDEEFQQLAQEVEPEELYELIEVLNKAQQEMRWTNHPRIFLEVAIVKLCQLEQREKSGQSADIKPLMQKIEQLQHELAELKKNGIAVKDDGAPAVQKKPQRSSRKGFQAPVGKVNEVLKQATKNDLVAVKSRWGEMLNLLVQNQMRSQAALLNEAEPVAASETALIVKFKYEIHCQMAMDNAKFLDTLANVMFELLGKRLQLVGIPDEQWQSVREDFLRSQRDGDESGEGFGRNEEEPHVAEAVKLFGAELIEIKE; from the coding sequence GTGAGTTATCAAGCTTTATATCGTGTTTGGCGTCCGCAGCAGTTTATCGATGTCGTCGGACAGGAACATGTGACAAAGACTTTGCAAAACGCCCTGCTTCAGGAGAAGATATCACACGCCTATCTGTTTTCCGGCCCCCGCGGAACAGGTAAAACAAGTGCAGCTAAAATTCTCGCAAAGGCTGTTAACTGCGAGAAGGCTCCGGTTACTGAACCGTGCAATGAGTGTGCTGCCTGCAGAGGCATTACAGACGGTTCTATTCCTGATGTCATTGAAATTGATGCTGCATCCAATAATGGTGTAGAAGAAATCAGGGATATCAGGGACAAAGTGAAATATGCCCCGAACGCTGTAAAGTATAAGGTTTACATCGTCGATGAGGTACATATGCTTTCCATTGGCGCTTTCAATGCCCTGTTAAAGACGCTTGAAGAGCCGCCTAAGCATGTCATATTTATTTTAGCCACTACAGAGCCTCATAAAATTCCACTGACGATAATTTCCCGGTGCCAGCGATTCGATTTTAAACGGATTACGGCTCAGGCGATAACAGGGAGAATGAAGCTGATTGCGGATGAAACAGGTGCAGCATATGAGGACCAGGCACTGCAGATCATTGCGAGAGCCGCAGAAGGCGGTATGCGTGATGCCCTTAGCTTGCTTGACCAGGCAATTTCCTTCAGCCAGGATCGTGTTACAGTTGAAGATGCCCTGTCTGTAACAGGTGCTGTGTCACAAGGGTTTCTGAATAAGCTGGCAAGAGCGGTTAAAGACAGGGATGCCGCATCCGGGCTGGGATTTCTGGAAGAGCTCCTTTTTCAGGGGAAAGATCCAGCCCGTTTTATAGAAGACTTTATCCTGTATTACCGGGATATGCTCTTATATAAAGCAGCTCCAAGGCTGGAGGAATCATTGGAAAGAGTCATGCTTGATGAAGAATTCCAGCAGCTTGCCCAGGAAGTGGAGCCGGAAGAGCTCTATGAACTGATTGAGGTGCTGAACAAAGCCCAGCAGGAAATGCGATGGACCAACCATCCGAGGATTTTCCTGGAGGTGGCGATTGTGAAGCTGTGCCAGCTTGAACAGCGAGAGAAATCAGGACAGTCTGCAGACATCAAGCCGCTGATGCAAAAAATCGAACAGCTTCAGCATGAGCTGGCGGAATTAAAGAAAAACGGCATAGCGGTAAAAGATGATGGAGCTCCTGCTGTACAGAAAAAACCGCAGAGAAGTTCACGTAAAGGATTCCAGGCACCAGTAGGAAAAGTGAATGAAGTCCTGAAGCAGGCAACGAAAAACGACCTGGTGGCTGTAAAAAGCCGCTGGGGTGAAATGCTGAATCTGCTTGTTCAAAACCAGATGCGCTCTCAGGCAGCGCTTCTCAATGAAGCAGAACCTGTTGCCGCATCCGAAACAGCTCTTATCGTAAAGTTCAAATATGAAATCCACTGTCAGATGGCCATGGATAATGCGAAATTCCTGGATACACTGGCGAATGTCATGTTTGAGCTATTAGGCAAGAGATTGCAGCTGGTTGGCATTCCGGATGAACAATGGCAAAGTGTCAGGGAGGATTTCCTGCGCAGCCAGCGTGACGGAGATGAGTCTGGTGAGGGCTTCGGCAGAAATGAGGAAGAGCCCCATGTGGCTGAAGCGGTCAAATTATTTGGCGCTGAACTAATTGAAATTAAAGAATAG